One window from the genome of Miscanthus floridulus cultivar M001 unplaced genomic scaffold, ASM1932011v1 fs_275_4, whole genome shotgun sequence encodes:
- the LOC136531080 gene encoding disease resistance protein RPM1-like: protein MHESAIPTHLTSLRLCGNLTKLPEWISSLNNLATVKLLGTQLKQQDILHLQNLRNLALLGLWENSYAGDSLEFFADTFLKLKFLDNGGLGKTEKVTIHQQAMPQLEQLWLKRCPLLQNNKHGLSGVTHLPNLMELVLKNCGEKGSLIRILQGQVDAHSRRPKFLIGKSKMPTRTATE, encoded by the coding sequence ATGCATGAATCAGCAATACCAACACATCTAACTTCATTGAGGCTGTGTGGTAACCTCACCAAGCTGCCTGAATGGATCAGTTCACTCAACAATTTAGCGACGGTGAAGCTGCTGGGAACACAGCTGAAGCAGCAAGACATTCTGCACCTCCAAAACTTGCGTAACCTGGCTTTGCTAGGTCTGTGGGAGAACTCATATGCAGGTGACTCATTGGAATTCTTTGCTGATACATTCTTAAAACTCAAGTTCCTTGACAATGGTGGGCTAGGGAAGACTGAAAAGGTGACAATCCACCAACAGGCAATGCCTCAGCTGGAACAACTTTGGCTGAAAAGGTGTCCATTACTCCAAAACAATAAGCATGGCTTGTCTGGAGTGACACACCTGCCAAACCTTATGGAGCTTGTTCTTAAGAATTGTGGTGAGAAGGGGAGTCTGATTAGGATATTGCAGGGGCAAGTCGATGCGCATTCTAGACGGCCTAAATTCCTCATTGGAAAGTCGAAGATGCCGACAAGAACAGCAACTGAGTAA